Proteins encoded together in one Lathyrus oleraceus cultivar Zhongwan6 chromosome 5, CAAS_Psat_ZW6_1.0, whole genome shotgun sequence window:
- the LOC127080353 gene encoding uncharacterized protein LOC127080353, which yields MRRKYQGSTKVKRVQLQALRKEFKITAMKDNEFVNDYFARTLTIANKMTAHGERLEQITTVEKVLCSTIPKFSYVVYSIEESKDVTILTIDELQSSFLMHEQ from the coding sequence ATGCGAAGAAAGTATCAAGGCTCAACCAAGGTCAAACGAGTTCAGTTGCAAGCTCTGCGTAAAGAATTTAAGATTACTGCCATGAAAGATAATGAATTTGTCAATGATTACTTTGCAAGAACCTTGACAATTGCGAATAAGATGACTGCTCATGGTGAAAGATTAGAACAAATCACTACTGTTGAGAAAGTATTGTGTTCAACGATTCCCAAATTCAGTTACGTAGTATACTCTATCGAGGAATCAAAGGATGTTACCATACTCACCATTGATGAACTGCAAAGTAGTTTTCTAATGCATGAACAATGA